tcctcgttgggttcgacactcttacttatcgaaaggactacgatagatcccctatacttgtgggtcatcagcctactctcttcaaggatgcccgtaagttcgtcttatcttgtgatgaatgtccaaaaataggtaatatcggtaagcgtcaagaaatgcctatgaactattcacttgttgtcgaaccatttgatgtttggggatttgattacatgggaccttttccttcctctaatgggtatactcatattttggttgttgttgattatgttactaagtgtgtagaagctattccaactagtagtgctgatcacaacacctctattaaaatgcttaaggaagttattttcccaaggtttggagtccctagatatttaatgaccgatggtggttcacactttattcatggtgctttccgtaaaatgcttgctaagtatgatgttaaccatagaattgcattaccctatcatccttagtctagtggtcaagttgaacataGCAAtcgagaaataaaattaattttgcaaaagactgtcaataggtcccagaagaattggtctaagaaattagatgatgcattttggcttatagaacagcatataaaaaccctatgggtatgtctccttataaaatggtttatggaaaagcttgttatttgcctcttgagttaggacataaagcttattgggcaattaaagaactcaactatgatttcaaacttgctggtgaaaagaggttatttgatattagctcattagatcaatggagaacccaagcttatgagaatgcaagttatttaaagaaaaagttaaaagatggcatgatgaaagaatccaaaagcgtgagttcaaagttggagaatatgttcttttgtacaactctcgtttcaaattctttgcaggaaaactcctctccaaatgggaagggccCTATGTTATCGTGGAGGTTTATCGagctggagccatcaaaataaatgatgccaaaggtactaacccgaaggtttttaatgggcaacgaataaaacattatatctctagtacgcccattaatgttgaaagcaatattatccaaactatgacaccggaagaacacataaaagaaaccttccggaacactccagaatcgtgaaaagaggaggtacgtgatacggtaagtaagcagactccgaaaaatctgcaaaaatattttctgtccgttttggaatataacaaaaattaggaaaataagaaacaaccaggaaggcacccctggtgggcacaagacaccaaggcgcacctggcttgccaggcgcgcccaggtgggttgtgcccacctcgggtaccttccggactccgtttttcttccatttgcttgtttcccaagataaaaaaatctttatataccacccgaacctattgatcaccgtatcacggagaattcttctgttttcttttcttgttattttctagacagatctgaaaatatgtcatcccaagactcggagggtgagagctatgttgttgattatatcgcaaaccccaagtcttatggggatgtggagcactatagCTGGACTTCGGAGGAAcaagaagactatgatcctaaaTGGAAGGACGAGACAAGCTCAGACGAGGATGAAGTCCCATTGCCTCAACCACAGACATGCACGTGGAATTCAAGACGTCAAGTCTCCCCAATAaggcaaagaaacctaagatccagTTTATACCCTTTCGTattttgcaggaaaacaagcaagatttatgcaaaaaggtattggagcttgagcaggagatcggtgaattgaaggaggaaaattccatcctcaagcgtaagctaaggaagaaggacaagatctctacttcaccaccaccacctccttcttcatcaccaaaagaaaattgagtaacaggtatggcactccccttggcttgatccaagcttggaggaggtgccccggtatcgtatcacctccactatctttagcctttacttatcttagttcgatccatagttatcttttgctttagatgaataaaagtttagttcaatcctttcttttcgagagtttgcttagtgatctatccttgtaatcgtgtacgagatatataataaagttagtttgagttttgctttctttattttcatgttgcaataaaaagaaaggaaataatcatattctaatcttatggtaagtaatgacatcacataaggaaaagtataagtagaaaattttattaaagattgacaaacatagcattggtcaatgatgcaattcatgaaagaattaataagggaagagaagattcacatacaaatacactatcttggaaatcttttgtgattgtgagcccccatcaaaatattatatccaaaattgttgacgttggacaaggaagacaacgtaatgatttatgtttgttcatattcacatagaagttatattgtcatagatccttcaacatgtggtgtttgccccccatctttgctagccaaaaattctgcaccaagtagagatactacttgtgcatccgaaaacccttaaacccaaatcttattttcaagagtccaccatacctacctaaggattgagtaagatccttcaagtaagttgtcatcggtgcaaaggcaataaaaattgcttctaaaagtgttagatcatttagtgtaagagaaaattgagcgttgtatgaacttgtgatagcaaagaataaaagcgacatgcTGCATAATAAAGgctgctatcataaggggcaatataacgtgacattttttgcactaaggggttgagcatacaaacaaaaagcgcatggcaacctccacttccctctgcgaagggcctatcttttacttttatgtatttactttcatgcaagagtcaaagtttttctctcttttcctttttattttatcttttagaaagcatcatgtggtgaggaaagatctaggcacatatatccagttggatgtgggtagcatgagttattattgttgacatcacccttgaggtgaatacgttgggaggcgaaattataagcccctatctttctatgtgtctggttgaaacgttttgctcatgtgtatgcggtgagtgttagcaatcatagaagactatatgatggttgagtatgtggacttgcctaaaggatcTGATACGTGACACTTCCTGAAAAGATgacgaattgtagttgcaaagttgactgagaacatagtttgttagtttccaatagagtttatgctttatacttcgatattgtgatgaattgttacttattcatgagaagtatatgataaaagttttatgttcaAGTTTgtttataataatctacatgatgcttctatgttcgtattttgtttttatcgacacctctctctctctaagcatgtggacatgtttttcgatttcggttttcgcttgaggacaagcgaggtctaagcttgggagagttgatatgtccattttgcatcatgtttacctactattatttataatgtttttatgcataataatgctttttggagtaattctaatgccttttctctcataatatgcaaggttcacacaaagagggagaattccggcaactggaaatctggacctggaaaagctacgtcaggccacctattctgcacaactccaaatgagctgaaacttcacgaggaattttgatggaataaataagaaatacttgAGCAAATAACTACCGCAGGGGGGGCACCTAGTgaacacaagacaccagggcgcgtctggcctcccaagcgcgccctggtgggttgtgctcagcccagcccacctccggtgcccatcttctggtatataagtcattttgacctagaaaaaataaggagaagactttcgggatggagtgctgccgtctcgaggcggaacttgggcaggagcacttttgccctccggcggagcgattccgccgggggaacttccctctcggagggggaaatcgtcgtcatcatcatcaccaacaactcttccatcttggggagggcaatctccatcaacatcttcaacagaaccatctcgtctcaaaccctagttcatctcttgtgttcaatctttgtaatggaactatagattggtgcttgtcggtgactagtagtgttgattacatcttgtagttgattactatatggtttatttggtggaacattatatgttcagatccaatatgctatttaatacccctctgatcttgagcatgattatcatttgtgagtagttacttttgttcttgaggtcacgggagaaatcatgttgcaagtaatcatgtgaacttgatatgtgtccgatattttgataatatgtatgttgtgattcccttagtgctgtcatgtgaacgtcgattacatgaattgcaccatatttgggcctaagagaatgcattgtggagtagtaattagatgatgggttgcgagagtgacagaagcttaaaccctagtttatgcgctattccgtaagggatcgaTTGTATCCAAAAATTTAatactatggttagaatttattcttaatacttttctcgtagttgcggatgcttgcgagggggttaatcataagtaggaggttttttcaagtaagaacaacacctaagcaccgctccacccacatatcaaattatcaaagtagcgaacacgaatcgaaccaacatgatgaaagtgactagatgaaattcccgtgtaccctcaagaatgctttgcttattataagagaccggtttggcctgtcctttgtctcaaaaggattgggctaccttgctgcacttttgttactactatcgttacttgctcgttacaaattatcttgctatcaaagtaCTTTGTTACTTACAATTCCAACGCTTGcatacattaccttgctgaaaaccactcgtcatttccttctgctcctcgctgggttcgacactcttacttatcgaaaaggctacaattgatcccatatacttgtgggtcatcagtgctatcattggagacttgtgtgttcctcctactggattgataccttggttcttaactgagggaaatacttatctctctttgctgcatcaccctttcctcttcaagggaaaaaccaacgcaagctcaagaagtagcatagtTTATCACAAACCTACAGGTCCGTAGCTactagccagatggcttcttctctctttttgattttcaatacaatgttctcctcgatgttcttggagatctatttgatgtaactcatttttgcggtgtgtttgttgggatccgatgaattatgggtttatgataagttctacccatgaatattatttgagtctttgttgaactcttatatgcatgattgttatagcctcgtatttcttctctgaaattttggtttggttggccaactagattgattttttttgccatgggaagaggtgctttatgatgggttcgatcttgcggtgctcaatctcagtgacagaaagagacatgacacgcatgtatcattgccattaaggataaaaagatgcggtctattcctacatgaatagatcttgtctacatcatgtcatcgttcttattgcattacttcatttttccatgaacttaatacactagatgcatgctggatagcggtcgatgtgtggagtaatagtagtagatacagaatcatttcggtctactaatcttggacgtgatgcatatatacatgatcattgccttggatatcgtcatgattattcgcttttctataaattgccccatagtaatttgtttacccactgtatgctattttcttgagagaagcctatagtgaaaattacgccccccgggtctatttcctatcatattaaatctgaaaaactcttgctgccattttttattatttattttattttgtgttttagttagatctatttatcaaatctcatacaatttaatctatctcaataccgaagagggattgacaacccctcttacgcgttgggttgcaagtatttgttgtttgtgtgcatgtgctgtttaaatagtgttgcttgattctcctacttgattgataaccttggtatcataactgagggaaatacttacctttgttgtgctgcatcatcctctcctcttcggggaattaccaacgcCGATACAAGCAATCACGTAGCAACAATACGATAATGACCTCACACTGCGATCATGGATGATGTGCATGTCATAGGGAATGTGCTTTCGCGCGTCAAACAATTCATGCACTTGCTGCCAAAAGTTCCCTCTCTGCTCCTGCCTACGAAACCTGTGGATATGTCCAACCACGCatcacacaacaactcatcctccatggtcgagtaCACCGCCATTCTTCATACTCTAAGAAAACGACATGGTGTTCGAAAATAAGCTCAATGACATTTGACCGAACAGTAACCGGACGTGGTGACCGCTATGGATGATGTCCACAGGGGAGGCAGAGTGTACCTGCCTACAAACGTGCCCCGAGTGGACGATGCCGTTGTAAAAGGCGAGCGAGCGCGTCGGTGCTGGTTGCGGACCCGACAATGCATGTGTGCTAGCCGAAGAGGTACAACCACATCGTCGTCGGAGGAGAGTGCGGGCGCAAAGCAAGGAGGGAGAAGGGGTGGATTTGATGAAAATGGGGCCGAGAGAGGGGATTTAGTGGGTCGGGGCTTCAAAGTCCTACGTGGCTACTGTCCGGACTTTGGCAAAGCTCCCCAATTTTGTCTCCGTtttgcgcgcgcggggggggggggggggggggggatgcgtCCGGACCGCTTGATAGACTAATACAGAACTGCATTGAATGGCATACACGTTTGAAGCATGCGGTCTAGACGTATGCGAGCGGTTTGAGGTtgagcgttggagatgccctaaccacGCGTGGCCAGCAGCAGCAGTAATTAGTTTCCCTGTAAGAAAAAACAGCAGTAATTAGCTGTTTATTGCTTCCGGGCCTTCTTGCAGGTCAGCAGCAGCAGTAATTAGCTTCCCTTAAAAAAGCAGCAGTATTTAGCTGGCTGATTCCGGAGAGTAAATTCTGTCCCCGCGCGCGGGGCATTGTGCTACGGTCCTGGGCTGCTCTGCCGCCATTGCCGGCGTGGTCTCTGCCCCCGTTTCCCTCTTCCCCGGCCCTCCTCCGTTACACAAACAACGCACACTTGAAAGCaccattaattaacttaattaaccagCTAGCTGGCCACACACAGTGACACAGAGTGAGAGCGgaactttttttttttttgcgagtagAGTGACAGCGGAACTAATTGTTTCAAGGCGGTTTGATCCCAGACCGTAAAAGCCGTGGATCATCCTCCGGCACCAGTTTGCTCACCCAGTTAAGTTTAAATTACTACTCCAGTAGCAATCAATGAAAATGTTTGATCAAAGTAGCTTGTTTACCGCCGGGTTCAACTGGAACGTTATTGTGTTACCATTAAGTGGAACCAAGCTTGGCCTCTGTGGAGTCCTGTATAAATAGGGCCTGTCTGCAGTCTGCACACCACAGCTTGCAAACGGAGCTCTCTGTAGACCGTCAAAGTAAGCTGATCCATCGAGCTGCGCGACGATGGCACTGCAGCGTGCTGCCTCCGTGCTCGCCGCCGCACTGGCGTTTGCATCCATACTTATTACTGGTAAAATATATGCATGCAACAGCATGCCCTACTAACTGTAGCTAGTTAAATAGCCAGTATGACTATTGACTAATCGTTTGTACTGTTCACGATCGGTTTGATGGGACGCgacaggcccggtgcagtccgtgGGCGTGTGCTACGGGATGAACGGCGACCACCTCCCGTCGCCGGCCGAGGTCGTGCAGCTCTACAAATCCAACGGCATCACCGCCATCCGCCTCTACAAGCCGGACGTCCAGACGCTCCGGGCCCTCAATGGGAGCAACATCGCCGTCCTCATCGACGTGGCCGACGAGACCGTGACCCGCCTCGCTTCCAGCGTCCCCGGCGCACAGCTCTGGGTGCGGTTCTACATCCAGCACTACCCGGGGATCTCCTTCCGGTACATCTCCGTCGGCAACGAGCTCACCGGCGCCGCCACGCAGAACATCGTCCCGGCCATCAAGAACCTCAACGCCGCGCTCGATGCCGCTGGCATCAAGGGCATCAAGGTGTCGACGGCGGTCAGGCTGGACGtgctcgcctcctcctcgccgccctcctccGGCGTCTTCAAGGACGGCTACATGAACCAGGTCGTGGCGCTCCTCGGCACCACGGGCGCGCCGCTGCTGGTCAACGTGTACCCCTACTTCGCCTACATCGGCGACCAGAAGGACATCGACCTCAACTTCGCACTCTTCCAGCCGAGCTCCACGGTCGTCAGGGACGGCGGGCTCAGCTACACCAACATCTTCGACGCCATGGTCGACGCCGTGCACGCGGCGCTGAGGAAGGCCAACGTGCAGGTGCCCGTCGTGGTTTCCGAGAGC
This region of Triticum aestivum cultivar Chinese Spring chromosome 2D, IWGSC CS RefSeq v2.1, whole genome shotgun sequence genomic DNA includes:
- the LOC123048997 gene encoding glucan endo-1,3-beta-glucosidase GII, whose protein sequence is MALQRAASVLAAALAFASILITGPVQSVGVCYGMNGDHLPSPAEVVQLYKSNGITAIRLYKPDVQTLRALNGSNIAVLIDVADETVTRLASSVPGAQLWVRFYIQHYPGISFRYISVGNELTGAATQNIVPAIKNLNAALDAAGIKGIKVSTAVRLDVLASSSPPSSGVFKDGYMNQVVALLGTTGAPLLVNVYPYFAYIGDQKDIDLNFALFQPSSTVVRDGGLSYTNIFDAMVDAVHAALRKANVQVPVVVSESGWPSAGGVGASVANAQTYNQNLINHVGKGTPYRPQPLEAYVFAMFNENLKPGAETEKHFGLFNPDKSPVYPIRF